From Synechococcus sp. A10-1-5-1, a single genomic window includes:
- a CDS encoding CAAD domain-containing protein, with protein MTDDSNDLKESATPAAEEAGANFTERYTEVLSKVNETLDKVDWNQMGRIGKGVGVLVIVIVAQVLIKGVLDTINLLPVVPGLLELLGLVVVGQWSWKNLTTSDKRTAVINKVQGLRKEYLG; from the coding sequence ATGACCGACGACAGCAACGATCTGAAGGAATCGGCCACCCCCGCTGCAGAAGAGGCCGGCGCCAACTTCACCGAGCGCTACACCGAGGTCCTGAGCAAGGTCAACGAGACCCTCGACAAGGTGGACTGGAACCAGATGGGCCGCATCGGCAAGGGTGTCGGCGTTCTGGTGATCGTCATCGTTGCCCAGGTGCTGATCAAGGGCGTTCTCGACACCATCAACCTTCTGCCGGTTGTTCCTGGTCTGCTGGAACTGCTGGGTCTGGTGGTGGTCGGTCAGTGGAGCTGGAAGAACCTGACCACCAGTGACAAGCGCACTGCCGTGATCAACAAGGTGCAGGGTCTGCGCAAGGAATACCTCGGCTGA
- the speD gene encoding adenosylmethionine decarboxylase, whose amino-acid sequence MSQAACLHPNPGWTGAETFSASPQAPSATDMVGKHCILELYNCDADKLDDEAFIRNALTIAAKRAGATLLNLITHHFQPQGVTGLALLAESHISIHTWPESGYAAVDVFTCGDHTMPERACIVLSEELNAGNYKLKSFRRETPVAVADAERDPDLVAA is encoded by the coding sequence ATGAGCCAAGCAGCCTGTCTCCACCCCAACCCGGGATGGACTGGAGCTGAGACGTTCTCCGCTAGCCCCCAAGCACCCAGTGCCACCGACATGGTGGGTAAACACTGCATTCTCGAGCTGTACAACTGCGACGCAGACAAGCTCGACGACGAAGCTTTCATCAGGAACGCCCTCACCATCGCTGCGAAGCGTGCTGGCGCGACCCTGCTCAATCTGATCACCCACCACTTCCAACCTCAGGGTGTGACGGGGCTGGCCCTTCTGGCCGAATCCCATATCTCGATCCACACGTGGCCTGAATCGGGCTACGCCGCCGTGGATGTGTTCACCTGTGGTGATCACACCATGCCGGAGCGGGCCTGCATTGTGTTGAGCGAAGAGCTCAACGCTGGTAACTACAAGCTCAAGAGCTTCCGCCGCGAAACCCCCGTAGCTGTGGCTGATGCCGAGCGGGACCCCGATCTCGTGGCGGCCTGA
- a CDS encoding M67 family metallopeptidase: MTAQAPDQLRVDGHCLIVLERTLQAACPEEGCALLLGQTNGTTLELHRVWPCCNSWEPAQERDHRFKLDPREQLLAQRWAREKGLQVIGAAHSHPTSPAIPSATDLELCFGPTLMLIRSGLEQNPWRAWWISGEEGPSEPRELPLRQGLAAGDQRLGK, translated from the coding sequence GTGACTGCCCAAGCGCCAGACCAGTTGCGCGTCGATGGTCATTGCCTGATCGTTTTGGAGCGCACCCTGCAAGCGGCCTGCCCCGAGGAGGGATGCGCTCTGTTGCTGGGCCAAACCAATGGCACAACCTTGGAGCTGCATCGGGTTTGGCCCTGTTGCAACAGCTGGGAGCCCGCCCAGGAACGGGATCACCGCTTCAAGCTCGACCCGAGGGAGCAGCTGCTGGCGCAACGCTGGGCGAGGGAGAAAGGACTGCAGGTGATCGGTGCCGCCCACAGCCACCCCACCAGTCCCGCCATCCCGTCGGCCACCGACCTGGAGCTTTGTTTCGGACCCACGTTGATGCTCATTCGCTCGGGCCTGGAGCAGAACCCTTGGCGGGCCTGGTGGATCTCAGGGGAGGAGGGTCCGAGCGAACCACGCGAATTGCCTTTACGGCAGGGGCTGGCCGCAGGGGACCAGCGTTTGGGAAAGTAG
- a CDS encoding N-acetyltransferase: protein MLDSLLIPFRSQPQPPVLPEGYILDGQQTPSGGELNRLLVQCGDPQRLDERLEQALARSNWQFSVRNPSGVLVGFVRATSDLALNANLWDLSADPVDPAQAQVLLVIVHAAMARLRRELPGCSISVAAPSVALDALKRNGFVVDPGGIRAMGLRL, encoded by the coding sequence GTGCTCGACTCGCTTTTGATCCCCTTTCGCTCACAGCCCCAGCCTCCGGTTTTGCCCGAGGGTTACATCCTTGATGGGCAGCAGACCCCAAGCGGGGGGGAGCTGAACCGTCTCCTGGTTCAGTGCGGGGACCCCCAGCGGTTGGACGAGCGGCTGGAGCAAGCCCTGGCCCGCAGCAACTGGCAGTTCAGCGTGCGCAATCCCAGTGGTGTGTTGGTGGGTTTTGTGCGAGCCACGAGCGACCTCGCCCTCAACGCCAATCTTTGGGATCTCTCAGCCGATCCGGTTGACCCTGCGCAGGCCCAGGTGTTGCTGGTGATCGTCCATGCCGCGATGGCCCGGCTGCGCCGCGAATTGCCCGGTTGCAGTATTTCGGTGGCGGCCCCCAGCGTGGCCCTCGACGCGCTGAAGCGAAACGGATTTGTCGTGGACCCCGGTGGCATTCGGGCCATGGGTCTGCGCCTCTAG
- the recF gene encoding DNA replication/repair protein RecF, whose translation MRQFRNYGELSLTLEAPRLLVIGRNGEGKSNLLEAVELLGSLRSHRCSSDRDLIRQGERQGLIAADCTGGDRLELELRRQGGRQARRNGKVLERQHELIGPLRCVGFSALDLELVRGEPALRRQWLDRVVLQLEPVYAELLSRYGRLLRQRSQLLRRGFPQSQLDGLLDAFDQQMALIGTRLHRRRLRALRRLEPLAQAWQHRLSDGRELLGLRYRPGSQLEGEEAEAPWRDALAEQLLQQRPQELRLGQCSVGPHRDEVAMELGGQPARRYGSAGQQRTLVLALKMAELELVHQLWGEPPLLLLDDVLAELDPGRQQLLLEAVGEGHQCLVSATHLGAFNGGWHQGSQVVTVEAGALLPGQ comes from the coding sequence CTGCGTCAGTTCCGTAATTACGGAGAGCTGAGCCTGACCCTCGAGGCTCCGCGGTTGCTGGTGATTGGTCGCAATGGCGAGGGCAAATCCAACCTGCTGGAAGCGGTGGAGCTGCTCGGGAGTCTCCGCTCCCACCGCTGCAGCAGCGACCGGGATTTGATTCGCCAGGGGGAGCGTCAGGGCTTGATTGCTGCCGACTGCACAGGCGGAGATCGCTTGGAGTTGGAACTGCGCCGCCAGGGGGGACGACAGGCCCGGCGAAACGGAAAGGTGCTGGAGCGTCAGCACGAGTTGATCGGCCCCTTGCGCTGCGTGGGCTTCAGCGCCTTGGACCTGGAGCTGGTTCGAGGTGAACCGGCCCTGCGACGGCAGTGGCTCGATCGGGTGGTGCTGCAGCTGGAGCCGGTCTATGCCGAGTTGCTCAGCCGCTATGGCCGGCTTCTGCGTCAGCGCTCCCAGCTGCTGCGTCGAGGGTTCCCCCAGTCGCAGCTCGATGGGCTGCTGGATGCGTTTGATCAGCAGATGGCCTTGATCGGAACGCGGTTACACCGCCGGCGGCTGCGGGCCCTGCGGCGTTTGGAGCCCCTGGCCCAGGCTTGGCAGCACCGCCTCAGCGATGGCCGTGAGCTCTTGGGGTTGCGGTATCGCCCCGGCAGTCAGCTCGAGGGGGAGGAGGCGGAGGCGCCCTGGCGGGACGCCTTGGCTGAGCAGTTGCTTCAGCAGCGTCCCCAGGAGCTGCGACTGGGCCAGTGCAGCGTCGGTCCCCATCGCGATGAGGTGGCGATGGAACTTGGGGGCCAGCCCGCCAGACGCTATGGATCAGCGGGACAGCAGCGCACCTTGGTGCTGGCCTTGAAGATGGCTGAGCTCGAGCTGGTGCATCAACTCTGGGGCGAGCCCCCGTTGCTGCTGCTCGATGACGTCCTGGCGGAGCTGGATCCCGGACGGCAACAGCTGCTGCTGGAGGCGGTCGGCGAGGGCCATCAGTGCCTCGTGAGCGCAACCCACCTGGGTGCCTTCAACGGCGGATGGCACCAGGGTTCTCAGGTGGTCACGGTTGAGGCAGGAGCGCTGCTCCCTGGCCAGTAA
- the larE gene encoding ATP-dependent sacrificial sulfur transferase LarE, whose protein sequence is MDPNESDLKPGHPIVERLEPSLAEALEALRQRIGSLPAAIVAYSGGVDSALVAAIAAEQLGDRALAVTGISPALAPHLRAEAQQQATWMGIQQQELPTAELSDPAYSSNPDNRCYACKRELHSVIADLVGQLSEPWRSSTVLDGVNRDDLGDHRPGIEAARERGVCSPLAELQIDKAGVRALSRALGFPWWDKPAQPCLASRFPYGEGINAERLQRVGAAEAWLRERGFQELRVRSQGETARIEVPPSALQRLVAEPTRGAVVEALLALGFSAVSLDLEGLVSGKLNRALKR, encoded by the coding sequence TTGGATCCTAACGAGAGTGATTTGAAGCCAGGGCACCCCATCGTTGAACGACTGGAGCCTTCCTTAGCGGAGGCCCTGGAGGCTCTGCGGCAGCGAATCGGATCGCTCCCAGCGGCCATCGTGGCCTACTCCGGCGGAGTCGACAGCGCCTTGGTGGCCGCCATCGCAGCTGAACAACTGGGGGATCGCGCCCTGGCGGTCACCGGCATCTCACCGGCCCTCGCTCCCCATCTACGCGCAGAAGCGCAGCAGCAGGCGACCTGGATGGGCATCCAGCAGCAGGAGCTCCCCACCGCTGAACTCAGCGATCCCGCCTACAGCAGCAACCCCGACAACCGCTGCTACGCCTGCAAGCGCGAACTCCACAGCGTGATTGCTGATTTGGTGGGGCAACTCAGCGAACCCTGGCGCTCCTCCACCGTTCTCGATGGCGTCAACCGCGATGACCTCGGCGACCATCGCCCTGGCATCGAAGCGGCCCGCGAACGGGGGGTCTGCTCGCCGCTGGCCGAACTTCAGATCGACAAGGCGGGGGTGCGTGCCCTCTCGCGGGCGCTGGGCTTTCCCTGGTGGGACAAGCCAGCCCAGCCCTGCCTGGCCTCGCGCTTCCCCTACGGCGAAGGCATCAACGCCGAGCGGCTCCAGCGGGTGGGCGCCGCCGAAGCCTGGCTACGGGAGCGGGGATTTCAGGAGCTGCGGGTGCGCAGCCAAGGGGAAACCGCCCGCATCGAAGTGCCCCCTTCAGCCCTGCAACGCCTGGTGGCAGAACCCACCCGCGGCGCCGTCGTCGAGGCCCTACTGGCCCTGGGGTTTAGCGCCGTCAGCCTGGATCTCGAGGGCTTAGTCAGCGGAAAGCTCAATCGGGCCCTCAAGCGCTGA
- a CDS encoding fructosamine kinase family protein, which yields MPSPQAFSDWIEATTGVGLLERSPVGGGCIHSAWRLTLADGRELFAKTNRAALLPVLDAEAQGLEALSSAIKQGESGLLAPQPCGLGLAGTEAVLLLNWLQLGHPADQTGAWGALGAGLARMHRGSLQGHDGRFGWERDNFIGSGPQTNRWGESWGRFFAEQRLGAQLRWAAASGKTLHGAEELLERVPLWLAEHHAEPALVHGDLWSGNAALLQDGRGSIFDPAVYRGDREVDLAMARLFGGFPRSFFAGYEQEWPLEKGHQQRVELYNLYHLLNHANLFGGGYWQQSAASITALLREWH from the coding sequence AGGCCACAACGGGAGTGGGACTACTGGAGCGCTCGCCGGTGGGTGGTGGCTGCATCCACAGCGCCTGGCGTCTGACCCTGGCCGATGGGCGAGAGCTCTTCGCCAAAACCAACCGGGCCGCGCTGCTGCCAGTACTGGACGCCGAGGCCCAGGGCCTGGAGGCCCTAAGCAGCGCCATCAAGCAGGGTGAATCAGGGCTCTTGGCTCCGCAACCCTGCGGCCTGGGCCTGGCCGGAACGGAGGCCGTTCTGCTGCTGAATTGGCTGCAACTTGGTCATCCGGCCGATCAAACCGGTGCCTGGGGGGCCCTGGGTGCGGGCCTGGCCCGGATGCACCGCGGCAGCCTGCAGGGCCATGACGGACGCTTCGGCTGGGAGCGCGATAACTTCATCGGCTCTGGTCCCCAGACCAACCGCTGGGGGGAGAGCTGGGGACGCTTTTTCGCCGAGCAGCGGCTGGGAGCCCAGCTGCGCTGGGCGGCAGCCTCGGGCAAGACGCTCCATGGAGCAGAGGAGCTGCTGGAGCGGGTCCCGCTCTGGCTGGCGGAGCACCACGCTGAGCCGGCCCTGGTCCACGGCGACCTCTGGAGCGGCAATGCCGCCCTGCTCCAGGACGGTCGGGGCAGCATCTTTGACCCCGCCGTCTACCGCGGAGACCGGGAGGTGGATCTAGCCATGGCCCGGCTTTTCGGCGGATTCCCCCGCAGCTTTTTCGCGGGCTACGAACAAGAATGGCCCCTAGAGAAGGGCCACCAGCAGCGGGTCGAGCTCTACAACCTGTATCACCTGCTCAACCACGCCAATCTCTTTGGCGGTGGCTATTGGCAGCAAAGTGCCGCCAGCATCACCGCGCTGCTGCGCGAGTGGCACTAA
- a CDS encoding cob(I)yrinic acid a,c-diamide adenosyltransferase: protein MAPQATSASSTRSTGRGIGIRTAADGSERSRGQVHVYDGEGKGKSQAALGVVLRTIGLGICEQKQTRVLLLRFLKGPGRSYDEDAAIEALQQGFPHLIDQVRTGRGEFFGVDEVTRVDLQEAQRGWTIAKGAIASELYSVVVLDELNPVLDLGLLDTEEVVRTLSAKPAGMEVIVTGRGAPRPLVQIADLHSEMRAHRRPDTPELEEQTGEPVLAGLEGVEVYTGEGKGKSTSALGKALQAIGRGISQDKSHRVLILQWLKGGNGYTEDAAIAALRESYPHLVDHLRSGRDAIVWRGQQQPIDYVEAERAWEIARAAISSGLYKTVILDEINPTVDLELIPVEPIVQTLLRKPAETEVILTGRCKHPPAYFDLASVHSEMVCHKHYAERGVDLKRGVDY from the coding sequence ATGGCTCCGCAGGCAACCTCTGCCAGCTCCACCCGCAGCACCGGGCGCGGCATTGGGATTCGGACCGCCGCCGATGGAAGCGAGCGCAGCCGCGGCCAAGTGCACGTTTATGACGGCGAAGGGAAGGGCAAAAGTCAGGCGGCCCTGGGCGTGGTCCTGCGCACCATCGGCCTGGGCATCTGCGAGCAGAAGCAAACCCGGGTTTTGTTGCTCCGCTTTTTGAAGGGGCCCGGCCGCTCCTATGACGAAGACGCGGCAATCGAAGCCCTGCAGCAGGGTTTCCCTCACCTGATCGATCAGGTCCGCACCGGCCGCGGGGAATTCTTTGGCGTGGATGAGGTCACCCGCGTCGATCTCCAGGAGGCCCAGCGGGGCTGGACCATCGCCAAGGGGGCGATCGCCAGCGAGCTCTATTCGGTGGTGGTGCTCGATGAGCTCAACCCCGTGCTGGACCTCGGTCTGCTGGACACCGAGGAGGTGGTCCGTACCCTCTCAGCCAAGCCCGCGGGCATGGAGGTGATCGTCACCGGCCGCGGCGCCCCGCGTCCCCTGGTGCAGATCGCTGATCTCCATTCGGAGATGCGCGCCCACCGCCGCCCCGACACCCCGGAGCTCGAGGAGCAAACCGGTGAGCCCGTTCTGGCCGGCCTGGAGGGGGTCGAGGTCTACACCGGCGAAGGCAAAGGCAAATCCACCAGTGCCCTGGGCAAGGCGCTGCAGGCCATTGGCCGCGGCATCTCCCAAGACAAGAGCCATCGGGTCTTAATCCTGCAGTGGCTCAAGGGCGGTAACGGCTACACCGAGGACGCGGCCATTGCGGCCCTGCGCGAGAGCTACCCCCATCTGGTGGATCACCTGCGCTCCGGCCGTGATGCCATCGTCTGGCGCGGCCAGCAGCAGCCGATTGATTACGTCGAAGCGGAGCGGGCTTGGGAAATCGCCCGCGCGGCGATCTCCAGCGGCCTCTACAAAACGGTGATCCTCGATGAGATCAATCCCACCGTTGATCTCGAGTTGATTCCGGTCGAGCCGATCGTGCAGACCCTGCTGCGCAAGCCGGCCGAAACCGAGGTGATCCTGACCGGGCGCTGCAAGCACCCACCGGCCTACTTCGATTTGGCGAGCGTTCACTCCGAGATGGTCTGCCACAAGCACTACGCCGAGCGGGGCGTGGACCTCAAGCGCGGCGTCGATTACTGA
- a CDS encoding Rho termination factor N-terminal domain-containing protein produces the protein MARPGVIGCNAANLDLSPMQEITFAVEAALLTGGSLALLALASRVPAAADQAIAAPEEPLRAHRPPSPRGELEGQTVVQLQQLARARGLSGVSRLRKADLIDQLLSA, from the coding sequence GTGGCGCGCCCGGGGGTGATTGGTTGTAATGCCGCCAATCTCGATCTCTCCCCCATGCAGGAGATCACCTTTGCGGTTGAGGCGGCCCTACTGACCGGCGGCAGCCTGGCGCTGTTGGCTCTGGCCTCCCGGGTCCCCGCTGCAGCGGATCAAGCCATCGCGGCTCCGGAAGAGCCGTTGAGGGCCCATCGCCCCCCGTCTCCCCGTGGAGAGTTGGAGGGGCAAACGGTGGTGCAGCTGCAGCAGCTCGCCCGCGCCCGCGGGCTCTCCGGCGTCAGTCGCCTGCGCAAGGCGGATCTGATTGATCAGTTGCTCAGCGCTTGA
- the moeB gene encoding molybdopterin-synthase adenylyltransferase MoeB: protein MLPLDTTGIELSPDEVARFARHLILPEVGMEGQKRLKASSVLCVGTGGLGSPLLLYLAAAGVGRIGIVDFDVVDHSNLQRQVIHGTSWVGKPKIESAKARILEINPHCQVDLYETALSSENALDIVRPYDIVCDGTDNFPTRYLVNDACVLLGKPNVYGSIFRFEGQATVFNLDSESPNYRDLFPEPPPPGMVPSCAEGGVVGVLPGIIGVIQATEAVKIITGIGTTLSGRLLLFDALGMKFRELKLRPTPERPVIEKLIDYQEFCGVGGTAPGQEEAGSVESISVSELKTLLDGDTSSMVLIDVRNPPEAEIAVIPGAQLIPLDQIENGTAIDRIKELTRGKQLYAHCKLGGRSAKALIALKRHGVEGINVAGGIDAWSQEVDSSVPRY from the coding sequence ATGCTTCCCCTTGACACCACCGGCATCGAGCTGAGCCCCGATGAGGTGGCCCGTTTTGCGCGCCACCTGATCCTGCCGGAAGTGGGCATGGAGGGCCAAAAGCGGCTCAAAGCCTCTTCCGTCCTCTGCGTTGGCACCGGCGGCCTGGGCTCACCACTCCTTCTGTATCTGGCCGCAGCCGGCGTTGGCCGCATCGGCATCGTCGACTTCGACGTCGTGGATCACTCCAACCTGCAGCGCCAGGTGATCCATGGCACCAGCTGGGTGGGCAAGCCCAAGATCGAATCGGCCAAAGCGCGGATTCTCGAGATCAACCCCCACTGCCAGGTGGATCTCTATGAGACGGCCCTCAGCAGCGAGAACGCCCTGGACATCGTTCGCCCCTACGACATCGTCTGCGACGGGACCGACAACTTCCCCACCCGCTACCTGGTGAACGACGCCTGTGTGCTGCTGGGCAAGCCCAATGTCTACGGCTCGATCTTCCGCTTTGAAGGCCAGGCCACGGTGTTCAACCTGGATAGCGAGAGCCCCAATTACCGCGACCTCTTCCCCGAGCCCCCGCCGCCGGGCATGGTCCCCTCCTGCGCTGAAGGGGGCGTGGTGGGCGTTCTGCCCGGAATCATCGGCGTGATTCAAGCCACCGAAGCGGTGAAGATCATCACTGGCATTGGCACCACCCTCAGCGGCCGGCTGCTGCTCTTTGATGCCCTCGGCATGAAGTTCCGGGAGCTCAAGCTGCGCCCCACCCCGGAGCGTCCGGTGATCGAAAAGCTGATCGACTACCAGGAGTTCTGTGGTGTGGGCGGCACCGCCCCTGGCCAAGAGGAAGCCGGTTCCGTCGAGAGCATCAGCGTCAGCGAGCTCAAGACCCTGCTCGATGGGGACACCTCCTCGATGGTGCTGATCGACGTTCGCAATCCCCCCGAAGCCGAGATTGCCGTCATTCCTGGCGCCCAGCTCATTCCCCTCGATCAAATCGAAAACGGAACCGCGATTGATCGCATTAAGGAGCTCACCAGAGGCAAGCAGCTCTATGCCCACTGCAAGCTGGGCGGCCGCAGTGCCAAGGCCCTGATCGCACTGAAGCGCCATGGCGTCGAGGGCATCAACGTGGCCGGCGGCATTGATGCCTGGAGCCAAGAGGTGGACAGCTCCGTCCCCCGCTACTAA
- the ppc gene encoding phosphoenolpyruvate carboxylase has translation MIMHRTPAETASMGPTLAATEASAPAAEPRVTRLLGDRLELVEDLWQTVLRSECPAPQAERLLRMKELSNRIDGGAPDQASEAATEGIVQLIRDMDLSEAIAAARSFSLYFQLVNILEQHIEEDSYLASLRPHHAEELSDPFVPPLASQTSPATFRELFTRLRGLGVPPAQIEQLLQELDIRLVFTAHPTEIVRHTVRHKQRRVASLIQQLQKSQLLHPEERDNLRQQLEEEIRLWWRTDELHQFKPSVLDEVDYALHYFQQVLFEAMPQLRQRIRTALGSNYPDVLPPSDAFCTFGSWVGSDRDGNPSVTPDITWRTASYQRQLMLDRYLAAVEDLRDQLSISMQWSQVSAPLLESLEMDRLRFPEVYEERAARYRLEPYRLKLSYVIERLRLTLSRNQQQAAAGWDAPHEPRPAQPDFGHQGAMPAPPAPELHYGTVDEFRTDLELINESLQGTGLSCEPLDNLIAQVHTFAFCLASLDIRQESTRHSDALDELTRYLQMPTPYGEMDEEQRISWLMAELQTRRPLIPAAVKWSASTAETFDVLRVVQRLQQEFGSRICRTYVISMSHTVSDLLEVLLLAKEAGLVDPMAQRSDLLVIPLFETVEDLKAAPDVMERLFKEPFYRQLLASSSPTGRPLQELMLGYSDSNKDSGFLSSNWEIHQAQIALQQLASRHDVSLRLFHGRGGSVGRGGGPAYQAILAQPSGTLNGRIKITEQGEVLASKYSLPELALYNLETVTTAVIQNSLVTSHVDDTPDWNALMVRLAARSRSHYRSLVHENPDLVGFFQQCTPIEEISKLQISSRPARRKSGAKDLSSLRAIPWVFGWTQSRFLLPSWFGVGTALQDELSEDPGQMELFQQLYQRWPFFRMLISKVEMTLSKVDLDLAHHYVQSLGRPESREAFEEIFAVIAREFVLTRDLVLGITGHGRLLDGDPALQLSVELRNRTIIPLGFLQVALLRRLRDQNRQPPMSEEAASDDGRTYSRSELLRGALLTINGIAAGMRNTG, from the coding sequence ATGATCATGCATCGCACCCCTGCCGAAACCGCCTCTATGGGGCCCACCCTCGCCGCAACTGAAGCCTCTGCTCCTGCGGCTGAGCCTCGGGTCACCCGCCTGCTTGGGGACCGGTTGGAGTTGGTTGAAGACCTCTGGCAGACGGTGCTGCGCAGTGAATGCCCTGCCCCTCAGGCAGAACGCTTGCTGCGGATGAAAGAGCTGAGCAACCGCATCGATGGCGGAGCTCCCGATCAGGCTTCTGAAGCAGCGACAGAGGGGATCGTGCAGCTGATCCGGGATATGGATCTCTCGGAGGCGATTGCCGCTGCCCGCTCCTTCTCCCTTTACTTTCAGCTGGTCAACATCCTCGAGCAGCACATCGAGGAGGACAGTTATCTCGCCAGCCTGAGGCCCCACCACGCCGAGGAACTGAGCGATCCGTTTGTTCCGCCCCTGGCGAGCCAGACCTCGCCCGCGACCTTCCGCGAGCTGTTTACTCGTCTGCGCGGTCTTGGGGTGCCGCCGGCACAGATTGAGCAGCTGCTGCAGGAGCTCGATATCCGCCTGGTCTTTACCGCGCACCCCACGGAAATCGTTCGCCACACCGTCCGCCACAAGCAACGCCGGGTGGCCTCTCTGATCCAGCAGCTTCAGAAGAGTCAGCTGTTGCATCCCGAGGAGCGCGACAACCTGCGCCAGCAACTCGAGGAAGAAATCCGCCTCTGGTGGCGTACCGACGAACTGCACCAGTTCAAGCCGTCGGTCCTCGATGAGGTCGATTACGCCCTGCACTACTTCCAGCAGGTGCTGTTTGAGGCGATGCCTCAGCTGCGCCAGCGGATTCGCACGGCCTTGGGCTCCAACTATCCCGACGTGCTGCCTCCGAGCGATGCCTTCTGCACCTTCGGCTCCTGGGTCGGATCGGACCGCGATGGCAACCCCTCGGTCACCCCTGACATCACCTGGAGGACGGCTTCGTACCAGCGCCAGTTGATGCTCGATCGCTACCTGGCCGCGGTGGAAGACCTCCGCGATCAACTGAGCATTTCGATGCAGTGGAGCCAGGTCAGTGCGCCCCTGCTCGAATCCCTCGAGATGGACCGACTCCGCTTCCCGGAGGTCTACGAAGAGCGGGCCGCTCGCTACCGGCTTGAGCCCTATCGCTTGAAGCTCAGCTACGTCATTGAGCGGTTGCGGCTCACCTTGTCCCGCAACCAGCAGCAGGCTGCTGCTGGTTGGGATGCCCCCCATGAACCGAGGCCGGCCCAGCCCGACTTTGGCCACCAGGGCGCCATGCCCGCTCCCCCGGCACCGGAGTTGCACTACGGGACGGTCGATGAGTTCCGCACCGATCTGGAGCTGATCAACGAGAGCCTCCAGGGCACCGGACTGAGTTGTGAGCCGCTCGACAACCTGATCGCCCAGGTGCACACCTTTGCGTTCTGCCTGGCGAGCCTGGACATCCGCCAGGAGAGCACCCGCCATAGCGATGCCCTCGATGAGCTGACCCGTTATCTGCAGATGCCAACGCCCTACGGGGAGATGGATGAGGAGCAGCGCATCAGCTGGTTGATGGCGGAGCTTCAGACCCGCCGGCCTCTGATCCCTGCGGCCGTGAAGTGGAGTGCCTCGACGGCGGAAACCTTCGACGTGCTGCGTGTCGTACAGCGCCTCCAGCAGGAGTTCGGGTCACGGATCTGCCGCACCTACGTGATCTCGATGAGTCACACGGTCTCCGATCTTCTGGAGGTGTTGCTGCTGGCCAAGGAGGCTGGCTTGGTGGATCCGATGGCCCAGCGCTCCGATCTGCTGGTGATCCCCTTGTTTGAAACGGTGGAGGATCTCAAGGCCGCTCCGGATGTCATGGAGCGCCTGTTCAAGGAGCCCTTCTACCGCCAGCTTCTGGCCAGCTCCAGCCCCACCGGCCGGCCGCTCCAGGAATTGATGTTGGGTTACTCCGACAGCAACAAAGACTCCGGCTTCCTCTCCAGCAACTGGGAGATCCACCAGGCCCAGATCGCTCTGCAGCAGCTGGCCAGCCGCCACGACGTCTCCCTGCGCCTGTTCCACGGCCGCGGTGGTTCCGTCGGACGGGGGGGTGGTCCGGCCTACCAGGCGATCTTGGCTCAACCCAGCGGCACCCTGAATGGCCGCATCAAAATCACCGAGCAAGGGGAGGTCTTGGCCTCCAAGTACTCCTTGCCGGAGTTGGCCCTCTACAACCTGGAGACGGTCACCACCGCGGTGATTCAAAACAGTTTGGTGACCAGTCACGTCGATGACACTCCGGACTGGAACGCATTGATGGTGCGCCTGGCGGCCCGCTCCCGCAGCCACTACCGCTCACTGGTGCATGAGAACCCCGATTTGGTGGGCTTCTTCCAGCAGTGCACTCCGATTGAAGAGATCAGCAAGCTGCAGATCTCCAGTCGTCCTGCCCGTCGCAAGAGCGGCGCCAAGGACCTCTCAAGCCTGCGCGCCATCCCCTGGGTGTTTGGTTGGACCCAAAGCCGCTTCCTGCTCCCCAGCTGGTTCGGGGTGGGCACGGCTCTGCAGGATGAGCTCAGCGAGGATCCCGGCCAGATGGAGTTGTTCCAGCAGCTCTATCAGCGTTGGCCCTTCTTCCGGATGCTGATCTCCAAGGTGGAGATGACCCTCTCGAAGGTCGACCTGGATCTGGCCCACCACTACGTCCAGTCCCTGGGTCGCCCGGAATCCCGTGAGGCCTTTGAAGAGATCTTTGCGGTCATCGCCCGCGAGTTCGTCTTGACCCGGGACCTCGTTCTGGGGATCACCGGCCATGGGCGCCTTCTGGATGGGGACCCAGCCCTGCAGCTCTCGGTTGAGCTTCGCAACCGCACCATCATTCCGCTCGGCTTCCTGCAGGTGGCCCTGCTGCGTCGTCTGCGGGATCAGAACCGCCAGCCCCCCATGAGTGAAGAGGCGGCCAGTGATGACGGCCGGACCTACAGCCGCAGTGAGTTGCTCCGCGGCGCTTTGCTCACCATCAACGGCATTGCCGCAGGCATGCGCAACACCGGTTGA